One window of Paenibacillus antri genomic DNA carries:
- a CDS encoding ABC transporter ATP-binding protein gives MTRLVTSRLQVGYDDRLIVKDLDLAINDGLVTTIIGPNGCGKSTLLKAMTRILPHRSGTILLDGKSIHKENTKLLARKMAILPQTPESAAGLTAGELVSYGRYPYQQGFGRLSPHDYEVVDWALEATGTAEFKFRPVDALSGGQRQRVWIAMALAQETDLIFLDEPTTYLDMAHQLEVLELLQTLNREQRRTIVMVLHDLNQAARFADIVVAMKDGAIVKAGCCEEVVTREVLRDVFQIDAEIGTDPWTGKPMCVAYKLYRGENSNVRIDQETPKETSSDPVRPYAYAAR, from the coding sequence ATGACCCGACTCGTTACGTCCCGACTTCAGGTCGGCTATGACGATCGGTTGATCGTGAAAGACTTGGATCTCGCGATAAACGACGGTCTCGTGACGACGATCATCGGACCGAACGGCTGCGGGAAGTCGACGCTGCTGAAGGCGATGACCCGCATTCTCCCCCACAGGTCGGGCACGATTTTGCTGGACGGGAAGAGCATTCATAAGGAAAACACCAAGCTACTTGCTCGGAAAATGGCCATTCTGCCGCAGACGCCCGAGAGCGCCGCCGGATTGACGGCCGGCGAGTTGGTCTCCTACGGCCGATATCCGTACCAACAAGGGTTCGGCCGCTTGTCCCCGCACGATTACGAAGTCGTCGACTGGGCGCTCGAGGCGACCGGAACGGCGGAGTTCAAGTTTCGCCCGGTCGACGCCTTGTCTGGCGGGCAGCGGCAGCGCGTCTGGATCGCGATGGCGCTCGCCCAAGAGACCGATCTAATCTTCCTGGACGAACCGACGACGTACCTCGACATGGCGCATCAGCTGGAGGTGCTGGAGCTGCTGCAAACGCTGAATCGCGAGCAGCGGCGGACGATCGTCATGGTGCTGCACGACCTTAACCAGGCAGCTCGGTTCGCCGACATCGTCGTCGCCATGAAGGACGGCGCGATCGTGAAAGCGGGCTGCTGCGAAGAGGTCGTCACGCGCGAGGTGCTGCGCGACGTGTTTCAGATCGACGCCGAAATCGGAACAGATCCATGGACCGGGAAACCGATGTGCGTCGCCTATAAACTATACAGAGGAGAGAATTCGAATGTCCGCATTGACCAAGAAACTCCGAAAGAAACTTCTTCCGATCCCGTTCGCCCTTACGCTTACGCTGCTCGTTAG
- a CDS encoding iron-hydroxamate ABC transporter substrate-binding protein: MSALTKKLRKKLLPIPFALTLTLLVSACSGAAPANEAGSGGETITYESENGPIEVPADPQRVVVVSTFAGNVLSLGVPVVGADVWTMMNPRFEEPLKDAEEISDESLEKIIELEPDLIIGLSTAKNVDKLSEIAPTVTFTYGKLDYLTQHLEIGKLLNKEAEAQAWIDDFKKRTAEAGDEIRAKIGEDATVTVIENFEKELYVFGDNWGRGGEILYREMKLKMPQKVIDTALKPGYFALSLEALPEFVGDYLIMSKYTDSDTSFLQSETYKNIPAVKEGRVFEVDSKGFFFNDPITLDYQLEFFIDSFLGER, from the coding sequence ATGTCCGCATTGACCAAGAAACTCCGAAAGAAACTTCTTCCGATCCCGTTCGCCCTTACGCTTACGCTGCTCGTTAGCGCCTGCAGCGGCGCGGCGCCCGCGAACGAAGCCGGCTCCGGCGGGGAGACGATTACATACGAGTCGGAAAACGGTCCGATCGAAGTGCCCGCCGATCCGCAGCGCGTCGTCGTCGTCTCCACGTTCGCCGGCAACGTCTTGTCGCTCGGCGTCCCGGTCGTCGGCGCCGACGTCTGGACGATGATGAACCCCCGATTCGAGGAACCGCTGAAAGACGCGGAGGAAATTTCCGATGAAAGTCTAGAGAAAATCATCGAGTTGGAACCGGATTTGATCATCGGGTTATCCACCGCGAAAAACGTCGATAAACTGAGCGAGATCGCGCCTACGGTCACCTTTACTTACGGGAAGCTGGATTACTTGACGCAGCACCTGGAAATCGGGAAGCTGCTGAACAAGGAAGCCGAAGCGCAGGCTTGGATCGACGATTTCAAGAAGCGGACGGCCGAAGCCGGAGACGAGATCCGGGCGAAGATCGGCGAGGACGCCACCGTCACCGTCATCGAAAACTTCGAGAAGGAGCTGTACGTGTTCGGCGACAACTGGGGACGCGGGGGCGAAATATTGTACCGCGAGATGAAGCTGAAGATGCCGCAGAAGGTCATCGACACCGCGCTGAAGCCGGGATACTTCGCCCTTTCCCTCGAAGCGCTGCCGGAATTCGTCGGCGATTACCTGATCATGAGCAAGTATACGGATTCCGACACGTCGTTCTTGCAGTCCGAGACGTATAAGAACATCCCCGCGGTGAAGGAAGGCCGCGTGTTCGAGGTCGATTCGAAGGGGTTTTTCTTTAACGATCCGATCACGCTCGATTATCAGCTCGAATTTTTTATCGATAGTTTCCTTGGCGAACGATGA
- a CDS encoding FecCD family ABC transporter permease: MNAGARFGIPFSLKLLLGLLLFAGMFVVAMTTGAVDVSFRDVWLAAATQADGDKPLMIREIRLPRELAAVFVGAALAVSGAIMQGMTRNPLADPGLLGVTAGANAALAATMAFLPATSYYGITIACFVGAAAGAALVFGIGTMRRGGFSPIRIVLAGAAVSSFLYAVAEGVGLYFKISKDVSMWTAGGIIGTTWSQLQLIGPLIGCGLIGALLLSRQLTVLSLSEEVAAGLGQRILFVKTALLGIVVLLAGASVALVGSLAFLGLIVPHVVRAVVGTDYRYILPMSAVGGAALMLLADTIARTVNAPYETPVAAVIAMMGIPFFLAIVHRGGRTSS, translated from the coding sequence ATGAACGCGGGAGCGCGTTTCGGAATACCGTTCTCGCTCAAGCTGCTTCTCGGCCTTCTCTTGTTCGCGGGCATGTTCGTCGTCGCCATGACGACTGGGGCCGTCGACGTAAGCTTCCGGGACGTCTGGCTCGCGGCGGCGACGCAAGCGGACGGCGATAAGCCGTTAATGATTCGGGAAATCCGGCTCCCTCGCGAGCTCGCGGCGGTCTTCGTCGGCGCCGCGCTCGCCGTCTCCGGGGCGATCATGCAGGGCATGACGCGCAATCCGCTGGCGGATCCCGGACTGCTCGGCGTGACCGCCGGGGCGAACGCGGCGCTCGCCGCCACGATGGCGTTCCTCCCCGCGACGAGCTACTACGGCATTACGATCGCGTGCTTCGTCGGCGCGGCGGCCGGGGCGGCGCTCGTCTTCGGCATCGGGACGATGCGGCGCGGGGGGTTCTCCCCGATCCGCATCGTGCTGGCCGGCGCCGCCGTATCGTCCTTCCTGTACGCCGTGGCGGAAGGCGTCGGCCTGTACTTTAAGATATCGAAGGACGTCTCCATGTGGACGGCCGGCGGCATCATCGGCACGACGTGGAGTCAGCTGCAGCTCATCGGCCCGCTCATCGGCTGCGGACTGATCGGCGCGTTGCTCCTGTCGCGCCAGCTTACCGTGCTTAGTCTGAGCGAGGAGGTCGCTGCAGGTCTTGGCCAACGCATCCTCTTCGTTAAGACGGCGCTGCTCGGCATCGTCGTCCTGCTCGCGGGCGCGTCGGTCGCCTTGGTCGGCAGCCTCGCCTTCCTCGGGCTCATCGTGCCTCATGTCGTCCGCGCCGTCGTCGGCACCGATTATCGATATATTTTACCGATGTCCGCCGTCGGAGGCGCCGCGCTCATGCTGCTCGCGGATACGATCGCCCGCACCGTGAACGCGCCGTACGAGACGCCGGTAGCCGCGGTCATCGCCATGATGGGCATCCCGTTCTTTCTGGCGATCGTGCATCGAGGAGGTCGAACGTCGTCGTGA
- a CDS encoding FecCD family ABC transporter permease, translated as MIHPRVIRKQRWLLGLLLALLLLVSVVGAGVGYSSLSFDRLLPTLLGSGTFKEQFVLFSVRLPRIAVTLLAGMALALSGAVLQGITRNELADPGIIGVNSGAGVAIATFYLFLPIDSRTFAWMLPLVAFLGAIVTALVIYALAYRRKSGLQPTSFVLMGVGVSLALSGAMVVIVSSAEREKVDFVSKWLAGSVWGADWPFIAAVAPWLALLIPFVLSRSNRLNLLEMSDSAAIGIGVAVPKERFVLLLSATALAATAVSVAGGVAFIGLMAPHIARSLIGPRHQLMLPLALAIGAFLLLTADTIGRNLVNPDGIPAGIMVSLLGAPYFLYLLLRKSR; from the coding sequence GTGATTCATCCCCGTGTCATTCGGAAGCAGCGATGGCTTCTTGGACTGCTGTTGGCGCTCCTTCTGCTCGTCTCCGTCGTCGGCGCCGGCGTCGGGTATTCGTCGCTGTCGTTCGACCGACTCCTGCCGACGCTGCTCGGGAGCGGCACGTTCAAGGAACAATTCGTGCTGTTCTCGGTGCGGCTGCCGCGCATCGCGGTCACGCTGCTCGCGGGCATGGCGCTCGCGCTGTCGGGGGCGGTGCTGCAGGGCATCACCCGCAACGAGCTCGCCGATCCAGGCATCATCGGCGTCAACTCCGGCGCGGGCGTCGCCATCGCGACGTTCTACTTGTTTCTGCCGATCGACTCGCGGACGTTCGCTTGGATGCTGCCGCTCGTCGCCTTCCTCGGCGCGATCGTCACGGCGCTCGTCATCTATGCGCTTGCCTACCGCCGGAAGTCCGGGCTGCAGCCGACCAGCTTCGTCCTGATGGGCGTCGGGGTGTCGCTCGCCCTCTCCGGCGCGATGGTCGTGATCGTCTCTTCCGCCGAACGGGAGAAGGTCGACTTCGTCTCCAAGTGGCTCGCCGGCAGCGTCTGGGGCGCGGATTGGCCGTTCATCGCCGCCGTCGCGCCGTGGCTGGCGCTGCTGATCCCGTTCGTGCTCTCGCGGTCGAACCGCTTGAACCTGCTCGAGATGAGCGACTCGGCCGCGATCGGCATCGGCGTCGCCGTCCCGAAGGAGCGGTTCGTCCTGCTGCTCTCCGCGACGGCGCTCGCCGCGACGGCCGTGTCGGTCGCGGGCGGCGTCGCGTTCATCGGCTTGATGGCGCCGCACATCGCGAGAAGCTTGATCGGGCCGCGGCACCAGCTCATGCTGCCGCTCGCCCTCGCGATCGGCGCGTTCCTGCTGTTGACCGCCGATACGATCGGCCGCAATCTCGTCAATCCCGACGGCATACCGGCCGGGATCATGGTGTCGCTGCTCGGCGCGCCGTATTTCTTATATTTGCTGCTGCGAAAATCGAGGTGA
- a CDS encoding response regulator transcription factor, with product MNSEKNIRILLVDDEPHILQFLVMGLEGEAYQVRTAPDGLSAVTAAAEFQPHVVVLDVMMPGMDGFETCRLLKKKSSDVAVIMLTAKDEIEDRVKGLKLGADDYLVKPFSFDELLARIEARLRNQFPSLFGKVALGPFGLDDRRREITHEEKVLELSPTEYDLLRYMIVNHGIVLSKSRILDAVWGYDFGGEENIVEVYVRSLRDKLGDKEHRLIRTIRGAGYRVDFA from the coding sequence ATGAACAGCGAGAAGAATATACGCATCCTGCTCGTGGACGACGAACCGCATATTTTGCAATTTCTCGTGATGGGACTGGAGGGCGAAGCGTACCAGGTGCGTACTGCGCCGGACGGTTTGAGCGCCGTGACGGCCGCCGCCGAGTTTCAGCCGCACGTCGTCGTCTTGGACGTCATGATGCCGGGCATGGACGGCTTCGAAACGTGCCGGTTGCTCAAGAAGAAGAGCTCGGACGTCGCCGTCATCATGCTGACGGCGAAAGATGAAATCGAGGACCGAGTGAAGGGGCTGAAGCTTGGAGCCGACGACTATCTCGTCAAGCCGTTCAGCTTCGACGAGCTGCTCGCCCGCATCGAAGCGCGCTTGCGCAACCAATTCCCGTCTTTGTTCGGGAAAGTCGCGCTGGGGCCGTTCGGGTTGGACGATCGCCGGAGGGAAATCACGCACGAAGAGAAGGTGCTGGAGCTTTCGCCCACGGAGTACGACTTGTTACGATATATGATCGTCAACCACGGCATCGTGCTCAGCAAGTCCAGAATATTGGATGCGGTATGGGGGTACGATTTCGGCGGGGAGGAGAACATCGTGGAAGTATACGTCCGCTCGCTTCGGGATAAGTTAGGCGACAAGGAACATCGGCTCATCCGCACGATCCGCGGGGCCGGATACCGGGTCGACTTCGCATGA
- a CDS encoding sensor histidine kinase, producing MKAVGRRFPLRMNPRSLRFQLLARSLLILAGLLILIGSLQYIFMKDFLYRNEAETIGVNAMGPLRGIVSDRPRGPVFLPDNLSIAFIAEDGTRTDLSGASGGAVSPELSTAELERLADVRRGRDEKGRYAVVRDSEGVEQLVVLRSDGGPAGRGYIQIGTPTAPLKAVALQQLLIFAALSILALAGGLALYVPVLRRTLRPLQQMVETVERTDAGNLDERFPTRQGQEEVDRLAESFNGMLGRLAASFEAERESKDRMRRFIADASHELRTPLTSIHGFLEVLLRGAAEKREQLYSALNSMLGESVRIKKLVEDLLLLAKLDSAPRLELRRTRLDGLIDEMEPHLRMLAGRRALTFVASSDLVASVDADQIKQVMLNLFQNAVQHTDPDRGSIEVALRADGRDALLSVADNGPGIPEPHLAKLFDRFYRVDTSRTRKLGGAGLGLSISQSIAEAHGGRIEVASELGRGSAFALRLPLAPPELEP from the coding sequence ATGAAGGCCGTCGGTCGACGCTTTCCGCTCCGGATGAACCCCCGGTCTCTCCGGTTCCAACTGCTCGCGCGCTCCCTCTTGATTTTAGCCGGCCTGCTGATCCTCATCGGTTCGCTGCAATATATATTTATGAAAGATTTCTTATACCGCAACGAGGCGGAGACGATCGGGGTCAACGCGATGGGGCCGTTGCGCGGCATTGTGTCCGATCGGCCGCGCGGACCGGTCTTCCTCCCCGATAATCTGTCGATCGCCTTCATCGCCGAGGACGGGACGCGCACCGATCTTTCCGGCGCGAGCGGCGGCGCCGTCTCGCCCGAGCTGTCGACCGCCGAGCTCGAGCGGTTGGCGGACGTCCGGCGCGGGCGCGACGAGAAGGGCCGGTACGCGGTCGTACGCGACAGCGAAGGCGTCGAACAGCTCGTCGTGCTGCGCTCCGACGGCGGCCCGGCCGGACGGGGCTACATTCAAATCGGAACGCCGACAGCGCCGCTTAAGGCCGTAGCGCTCCAACAGCTGCTCATCTTCGCCGCGCTGTCGATTCTCGCGCTCGCCGGCGGACTGGCGCTGTACGTCCCTGTGCTCCGGCGGACGCTGCGGCCGCTCCAGCAGATGGTCGAGACGGTCGAGCGGACCGACGCGGGCAACCTGGACGAACGGTTTCCGACGAGGCAAGGTCAGGAGGAAGTCGACCGGCTCGCGGAATCGTTCAACGGCATGCTCGGCCGGCTCGCCGCCTCGTTCGAAGCGGAACGCGAGTCCAAGGATCGGATGCGCCGGTTCATCGCGGACGCCTCCCACGAGCTGCGCACGCCGTTGACGTCGATCCACGGCTTCCTGGAGGTGCTCCTGCGCGGGGCGGCCGAGAAGCGCGAGCAGCTGTATTCGGCGTTGAACAGCATGCTTGGGGAATCGGTCCGCATCAAGAAGCTCGTCGAAGACCTATTGCTTCTCGCGAAGCTAGACAGCGCGCCGCGGCTCGAGCTGCGGCGGACCCGTCTCGACGGACTGATCGACGAGATGGAGCCGCATCTGCGCATGCTGGCCGGCCGCCGCGCGCTGACCTTCGTTGCCTCCTCCGACCTCGTCGCGTCCGTGGACGCGGATCAGATCAAGCAGGTCATGCTCAACTTGTTCCAGAACGCCGTCCAGCATACCGACCCGGACCGCGGCAGCATCGAAGTCGCGTTGCGCGCCGACGGGCGCGACGCGCTGCTCAGCGTCGCGGACAACGGCCCCGGCATCCCGGAGCCGCATCTCGCCAAGCTGTTCGACCGGTTTTACCGGGTCGACACGTCCCGCACGCGCAAGCTGGGCGGCGCGGGCCTCGGCCTCTCGATCTCGCAATCGATCGCCGAGGCGCACGGCGGACGCATCGAGGTCGCGAGCGAGCTCGGCCGGGGCAGCGCGTTCGCGCTCCGATTGCCGCTGGCGCCCCCGGAACTCGAGCCATAA
- a CDS encoding ArsR/SmtB family transcription factor — MERVILDTCDDACSGTETDLQTVKEAMIDEPTMNALADIFKALGDPTRVRIIYALMQKELCVHDLTVVLEMGQSAVSHQLRVLRNLRIVKRRKAGKTVYYSLDDVHIEQIFAQTLHHVKHG; from the coding sequence ATCGAACGCGTCATTCTAGATACTTGCGACGATGCTTGCAGCGGAACGGAGACGGACCTTCAAACCGTGAAGGAAGCCATGATCGACGAGCCGACGATGAACGCGTTGGCCGACATCTTCAAGGCGCTGGGCGATCCGACTCGCGTCCGCATCATCTATGCGCTGATGCAGAAGGAATTATGCGTGCACGACCTGACCGTCGTTCTGGAGATGGGCCAGTCCGCCGTGTCGCATCAGCTGCGGGTGCTGCGCAACCTTCGCATCGTGAAGCGGAGGAAGGCCGGCAAGACGGTTTATTATTCCCTGGACGACGTTCATATCGAACAAATTTTTGCGCAGACGCTGCATCATGTGAAACATGGGTAG